In Clostridiales bacterium, a single genomic region encodes these proteins:
- a CDS encoding 30S ribosomal protein S18 yields MQNAKKEKSKDYDKSDAKGGIRIKKTRKKVCPFCSDKVDYIDYKDIAKLKKFVSERGKILPRRITGCCAKHQRQLTLAIKRARQIALLAYVVE; encoded by the coding sequence ATGCAGAATGCGAAAAAAGAGAAGAGTAAGGATTACGATAAAAGTGATGCAAAAGGCGGCATTAGGATAAAGAAGACTAGAAAAAAGGTTTGTCCTTTTTGTTCAGATAAAGTTGATTACATAGATTATAAAGATATAGCTAAACTAAAGAAGTTTGTATCAGAGAGAGGGAAAATACTTCCAAGAAGAATAACAGGATGTTGTGCAAAACATCAACGTCAATTAACTTTAGCTATAAAAAGAGCAAGACAAATTGCGCTTTTAGCGTATGTAGTTGAGTAA
- a CDS encoding single-stranded DNA-binding protein encodes MNKIILMGRLTKDPELSYTTNTNTAVCKFTLAVNRRFSRPTDEVRADFLPIVTWTKTAEFCSKYFKKGQQVAIVGRVETRNWTDQEGRKHYVTEVIGEEAYFAEGRRADGAELFDNNENVEGKDEAKSQNDGFYAMDEEDDDLPF; translated from the coding sequence ATGAACAAGATTATTTTGATGGGAAGGTTAACGAAAGATCCAGAACTTAGTTATACTACCAACACAAATACAGCTGTTTGTAAATTTACGCTAGCGGTGAATAGAAGATTTTCTAGACCCACAGATGAAGTAAGAGCAGACTTTTTACCTATTGTGACTTGGACAAAAACTGCAGAGTTTTGTTCAAAGTATTTTAAAAAAGGTCAGCAAGTTGCGATTGTAGGTAGAGTAGAGACAAGAAACTGGACTGATCAAGAAGGAAGAAAGCATTATGTGACTGAAGTGATAGGTGAAGAAGCATATTTTGCTGAGGGAAGAAGAGCTGATGGAGCAGAGTTATTTGATAATAATGAGAATGTAGAAGGCAAGGATGAAGCGAAATCGCAAAATGATGGTTTTTATGCCATGGATGAGGAAGATGATGATTTGCCATTCTAG
- a CDS encoding AbrB/MazE/SpoVT family DNA-binding domain-containing protein translates to MKSTGIVRKVDELGRVVLPIELRRTLDIAERDALEIFIDGNNIILKKYEPACIFCGNAKDVSVFKGRNICPDCIRAIIDGNV, encoded by the coding sequence ATGAAGTCAACAGGTATCGTTCGCAAAGTCGATGAATTGGGTAGAGTTGTTTTGCCTATCGAATTGAGGAGAACTCTAGACATAGCAGAGAGAGATGCCCTTGAGATTTTCATTGATGGAAATAACATCATTTTGAAAAAATATGAGCCTGCATGTATTTTCTGTGGAAACGCAAAGGATGTTTCTGTATTTAAAGGTAGAAATATATGTCCTGACTGCATAAGAGCAATCATAGACGGCAATGTGTAA
- the rpsF gene encoding 30S ribosomal protein S6 codes for MKRNYETIFVLLPTLGEEGTKEVVEKFKSFIEKNATLGVFDEWGNKKLAYSVGDNTEGYYIYSTFEAEPTFPQELERVYKISEEVIKFIVVKKDR; via the coding sequence ATGAAAAGAAATTATGAAACTATATTTGTTCTTCTTCCTACATTAGGAGAAGAAGGTACAAAAGAAGTTGTAGAGAAGTTTAAAAGTTTTATAGAGAAAAATGCAACTTTAGGGGTCTTTGATGAGTGGGGTAATAAAAAATTAGCTTATTCAGTTGGAGATAATACAGAAGGATATTACATATATTCAACTTTTGAGGCAGAACCTACGTTCCCACAGGAGTTGGAGAGAGTGTACAAAATAAGTGAAGAAGTTATAAAATTTATAGTAGTTAAAAAAGACAGGTAG
- a CDS encoding zinc ABC transporter substrate-binding protein — MKRFVSIMCVLSCVMLSACVVNNDKKFTTNKIKVCTSFCTVYDFVQKIGGDKVEIVNIVPYGVEPHDWEPNPKDLVLIKKANLLICNGNGMETWLDKIRKSVKNIEVVEASKGVNLIEGDPHVWLDPMNAKIELKNICDALVRLDSKNEEYYRKNYSKYSQNISELDNEYTEKLYECTKKEVVVMHAAFGYMCNRYGLEQIALQGVANEGEPSIKRISEIIRVVRDRNIGTIFAENSADEKIMRTISQETKVKISRLQTLENMSEEGIKNGQDYFGIMRRNLDELVLALR, encoded by the coding sequence ATGAAAAGATTTGTATCTATTATGTGTGTATTGAGTTGTGTTATGCTTAGCGCGTGTGTTGTAAATAATGATAAAAAATTTACAACAAACAAGATTAAGGTATGCACGAGTTTTTGCACAGTGTATGATTTTGTACAAAAAATAGGTGGAGACAAAGTGGAAATAGTAAATATTGTACCATATGGGGTTGAACCTCATGATTGGGAACCTAATCCAAAGGATTTAGTTTTAATAAAAAAGGCAAATTTGTTAATTTGTAATGGAAATGGTATGGAGACGTGGTTAGATAAGATAAGAAAATCAGTAAAAAATATAGAAGTAGTAGAAGCGTCTAAAGGGGTGAATTTAATAGAAGGTGATCCGCATGTTTGGTTAGATCCTATGAATGCAAAGATAGAGCTAAAAAACATATGTGATGCGCTTGTAAGGCTTGATAGTAAAAATGAAGAGTATTATAGAAAAAATTATAGCAAGTATAGCCAGAATATTTCTGAGTTGGATAATGAATATACTGAAAAGTTATATGAATGTACAAAGAAAGAAGTAGTGGTTATGCATGCTGCATTTGGCTACATGTGTAATAGATATGGGTTGGAGCAAATAGCGTTGCAGGGGGTAGCAAACGAGGGAGAGCCATCTATTAAGAGAATATCGGAGATAATAAGAGTTGTGCGGGATAGAAATATTGGTACAATATTTGCGGAGAACTCTGCGGATGAAAAAATTATGAGAACCATATCGCAAGAGACAAAAGTAAAGATTTCTAGGCTACAAACACTAGAAAATATGAGCGAAGAAGGTATAAAGAATGGACAAGATTATTTTGGTATAATGCGACGAAATTTAGATGAACTTGTTTTAGCGTTGCGTTAG
- a CDS encoding alpha/beta hydrolase, producing the protein MSRIKKSVLTIVCVLLLVVLVFFGGSVYALRKVLLVDTEKTKSNGESFLKKNGISTEQILRGLREKKKKVFLKSRYGHVIPVEYMISDKGYDNLTVVLVHGHSMSLESMYPIAKTLLDNNINVVLYDQRSHGENTAGVVTFGYYEKDDLMDVIDYVKKKMKKKNAIGLLGQSMGAATVGFYSGTDHAKKNVDFVILDCPYNNMRSIIRNTAIRQGYKKLGIDLLIKISSIANEKYLKFSFDDVDIAKAIENSDIPTLIYEAKFDRTCPYYMADEVFDGIKHNNKEKVMLEKSEHIKGFYIEREKYVDTLLSFINKYGRD; encoded by the coding sequence ATGTCGAGGATTAAGAAAAGCGTTTTAACAATAGTTTGTGTGTTGCTTTTAGTAGTGTTGGTGTTTTTCGGTGGTTCAGTATACGCGTTGAGAAAAGTGTTATTAGTAGATACAGAAAAGACCAAGAGCAATGGCGAGAGTTTTCTTAAAAAGAATGGAATAAGCACAGAGCAGATTTTGCGTGGTTTGAGAGAAAAGAAAAAGAAAGTATTTCTAAAGTCGAGGTATGGACATGTTATACCAGTAGAGTACATGATTAGTGACAAGGGATATGATAATTTGACTGTGGTGCTGGTACATGGACACAGTATGAGTTTAGAGTCTATGTATCCCATAGCAAAGACGTTGTTAGATAATAATATAAATGTGGTATTATATGATCAACGTTCGCATGGGGAGAATACGGCGGGGGTAGTAACTTTTGGCTATTATGAGAAGGATGATCTTATGGATGTTATCGATTATGTAAAGAAGAAGATGAAAAAAAAGAATGCTATAGGATTATTGGGTCAGTCGATGGGTGCCGCAACCGTGGGATTTTATTCTGGAACAGATCATGCAAAGAAAAATGTTGATTTTGTTATTTTAGACTGTCCTTATAATAATATGAGATCAATAATAAGAAATACAGCCATAAGACAGGGATACAAGAAGTTAGGAATTGATTTGTTGATAAAAATTTCCAGTATTGCTAATGAAAAATATTTAAAATTTTCTTTTGATGATGTTGATATAGCAAAAGCTATTGAAAACAGCGACATACCTACATTAATTTATGAAGCCAAATTTGATAGGACGTGTCCTTATTATATGGCAGATGAAGTCTTCGATGGAATAAAACACAATAATAAGGAAAAGGTAATGTTAGAAAAAAGTGAGCACATAAAGGGGTTCTACATAGAAAGAGAAAAATATGTAGATACTTTATTAAGTTTTATTAACAAGTATGGAAGGGATTGA
- a CDS encoding spore maturation protein: MLAIPIIIVLIIVIALYKKVDIFNEFIKGVKFGANTVFNIFPSLLGLIVAIDVFRISGAMDGIISFLKPISKIFNIPKEILPLVLLRPVSGSASLAMVSELMKEYGVDSFIGKVSSVLMGSTETILYTLSIYLGSIGIKKIKYTLLVAITVELISVLIAIRCCKIFFLK, encoded by the coding sequence ATGTTGGCGATACCAATTATAATAGTGCTAATTATAGTTATAGCCCTATATAAGAAAGTGGATATATTTAACGAATTTATAAAAGGGGTAAAATTTGGAGCTAATACAGTATTTAACATTTTTCCTTCACTTTTGGGGCTAATTGTTGCGATAGATGTATTCAGAATATCGGGAGCAATGGACGGGATAATCTCTTTTTTAAAACCCATATCTAAGATATTTAATATACCAAAAGAAATTTTGCCATTAGTATTGTTAAGACCAGTTTCAGGTAGTGCATCACTTGCAATGGTATCCGAGCTGATGAAAGAGTATGGAGTAGATTCTTTTATAGGAAAAGTTTCATCAGTGTTGATGGGATCAACAGAAACAATATTATATACATTATCTATATATCTAGGTAGTATTGGTATAAAAAAAATAAAATACACGTTATTAGTTGCGATAACAGTAGAATTAATAAGTGTATTGATAGCAATCAGATGTTGTAAAA
- a CDS encoding ankyrin repeat domain-containing protein: MGKDVLNRFKVRFDDEPRMEVELTSLAFKSTGVQCVLEQIDVIDYTKEELAKTSDMLCELQDKILDKDYVKEYLRKTKMYSPKELDNATEETIKEVQNFLILENKDAKTIKTEIANLVKKLVDREKNISNARASDEVIDKDYSKMLKGYRIIAEILQKSSLDPHIIQQNLNMIAAASNVCSTGWKSTLMLMLTHFGDDISKKFEGIIRVDTENDELKKLLKKLFYVARKTVVEHISYQFLSTQAHYLGEEVHYLEFCKSVLNESYGLNLVDINVEDLFWGEEKREDLREKILNFVSKCNIHEIIYDRVYQLLYDELMKNGAVYANLADWASKYIKTNNLEGEVGDVTDFLITYVMTKDYKLRYVAIKEIIESCGFVKFNKCEIVKKSITDMERVIHDVKLDEEVEELNRFVLENINNSEKISFIINAVINFKNYDVLSGATIKALADANKAIVINYIAKTQKYHLLMEKDMKRVVAVALETSRIFFAWCYGYKDLEIVRFWLDYMEKEDLKRKMENGGTLLTYAINKGAPLDVVKLLVKAGSNVNEKDRRGWTSLIHAICRRESLDVIEFLLEEGANVNDVEFLKRTPLVLALNSRRSIDVIKLLLDKGARVDIKDIYGGDALIYAVSIKFPVDIIKLLLDKGADVNSKDKTGMNAFLYAIRNRADDKVIKLLLDRGADVNTKDEKGITPLVYAILNKLSDELILNLIDKGANVNENDNGNITPIIYAVVCKASIEVIKALIDKGANVNAEYDEGETLLMCAVSSSTSLEVVNLLIDKGADVNAKNKEGTTVLMYAVCGYNAKFVELLLKKKVLINEKNNEGETALDIARKEGKVEIVNMLEERQRQLINVPKEELPKKRRKFEKNK, from the coding sequence ATGGGTAAAGATGTATTAAATAGATTTAAAGTAAGGTTTGATGATGAACCTAGGATGGAAGTAGAGTTAACAAGTTTAGCGTTTAAAAGTACAGGTGTACAGTGTGTATTAGAGCAGATAGATGTGATAGATTATACAAAAGAAGAATTGGCTAAAACATCGGATATGTTGTGTGAATTGCAGGATAAGATTTTGGATAAGGATTATGTTAAGGAGTATCTAAGAAAAACTAAAATGTATAGTCCAAAAGAGTTAGATAATGCTACAGAAGAGACTATAAAGGAAGTGCAAAATTTTTTAATACTTGAGAATAAGGACGCTAAAACGATAAAAACGGAAATAGCAAACTTGGTCAAAAAACTAGTGGATAGAGAAAAAAATATAAGTAATGCTAGGGCTAGTGATGAAGTTATAGATAAAGATTATTCTAAGATGTTAAAGGGATATAGAATTATAGCAGAAATTTTACAAAAATCGAGTTTAGATCCACACATAATACAACAAAACTTAAACATGATAGCAGCAGCAAGTAACGTATGTTCAACAGGGTGGAAGAGTACACTTATGTTGATGTTAACTCATTTTGGTGATGATATTTCAAAAAAATTTGAAGGTATCATTAGAGTAGATACTGAAAATGATGAATTAAAAAAATTATTGAAAAAGCTGTTTTATGTAGCACGAAAAACTGTTGTGGAACATATAAGCTATCAATTTCTGAGTACGCAAGCACACTATTTAGGGGAGGAAGTACATTATTTAGAGTTTTGTAAAAGTGTCTTAAATGAAAGCTACGGTTTAAATTTGGTTGACATAAATGTAGAAGACTTATTTTGGGGAGAAGAGAAAAGAGAAGACTTAAGAGAGAAAATTCTAAACTTTGTAAGTAAATGCAATATTCATGAAATCATATATGATAGGGTGTATCAACTTTTGTATGATGAATTAATGAAAAATGGAGCGGTCTATGCAAATTTAGCAGATTGGGCTAGTAAGTACATAAAAACAAATAATTTAGAAGGAGAAGTGGGAGATGTCACTGATTTTTTAATTACGTATGTCATGACTAAAGATTACAAGTTAAGATATGTTGCAATTAAAGAGATAATAGAAAGCTGTGGCTTTGTAAAATTCAATAAGTGTGAAATAGTGAAAAAAAGCATAACTGATATGGAAAGAGTTATACACGACGTAAAACTAGATGAAGAAGTTGAGGAATTAAATAGATTTGTCTTGGAAAATATCAATAACAGTGAAAAAATATCTTTCATAATAAATGCAGTTATAAATTTTAAAAATTATGATGTATTAAGTGGTGCTACAATAAAAGCACTTGCTGATGCCAATAAGGCTATTGTGATAAATTATATAGCTAAGACCCAAAAATATCATTTGTTGATGGAAAAAGATATGAAAAGGGTTGTTGCTGTAGCATTGGAAACGAGTAGAATATTTTTTGCTTGGTGTTATGGATATAAGGATTTAGAGATAGTAAGATTTTGGTTAGATTATATGGAAAAAGAAGATCTGAAAAGAAAAATGGAAAATGGAGGGACTTTACTTACTTATGCCATCAATAAGGGGGCACCATTAGATGTAGTAAAATTATTAGTAAAAGCAGGTTCAAATGTAAATGAAAAGGACAGAAGGGGCTGGACTTCGTTAATTCATGCGATTTGCAGAAGAGAGTCTCTTGATGTGATAGAATTTTTACTGGAAGAAGGAGCAAATGTAAATGATGTTGAATTTTTGAAACGTACGCCACTTGTGCTTGCATTGAATTCAAGAAGGTCTATTGATGTAATAAAGTTATTATTAGATAAAGGGGCGAGGGTGGATATAAAGGATATTTACGGAGGAGATGCCTTAATTTATGCTGTTAGTATCAAGTTTCCTGTTGATATAATAAAATTATTATTAGATAAAGGAGCAGACGTTAATTCCAAAGATAAAACAGGAATGAACGCGTTTTTGTATGCAATAAGAAATAGAGCAGATGATAAAGTGATAAAATTGTTGTTAGATAGAGGAGCGGATGTAAATACAAAAGATGAAAAAGGGATAACTCCGCTTGTATATGCTATTTTAAATAAACTATCTGATGAGTTGATATTGAATTTAATAGATAAAGGTGCAAATGTGAATGAAAATGATAACGGTAATATTACGCCAATTATATATGCAGTTGTTTGCAAAGCTTCGATTGAAGTTATAAAAGCGTTAATAGACAAAGGCGCAAACGTGAATGCGGAATATGATGAAGGTGAAACTTTACTTATGTGTGCAGTTTCTAGTAGTACATCTTTGGAAGTTGTAAATTTATTGATAGATAAAGGGGCAGATGTTAATGCCAAGAATAAAGAGGGAACAACAGTTTTAATGTATGCTGTTTGTGGATATAATGCAAAATTTGTAGAATTGTTATTGAAGAAGAAGGTTTTGATTAATGAAAAAAATAATGAAGGGGAAACTGCTTTGGATATAGCAAGAAAGGAAGGTAAGGTGGAAATAGTAAATATGCTAGAGGAGAGGCAAAGACAATTAATTAATGTACCGAAGGAGGAATTGCCAAAGAAGAGAAGAAAATTTGAAAAGAATAAGTAG
- a CDS encoding ABC transporter ATP-binding protein yields MDFAIEVKNLSFSFGEKNILNNVNLEVNIGDYVGMIGPNGSGKSTLVKLLLGIYKKDTGVIKVLGKPVEEIQREGSIGYISQKANSFNVDFPATVYEVVGAALNRRLNMFQGYNDEERKKIDNALEIVGLKKHRDDLIGRLSGGQQQRVFIARALVSNPKILFLDEPMVGIDQVSENAVYCLLAELNRNMNITIMMVTHDIGAITVHANKIACMGNGTLKLHNIGETSIEDEMSNLYGYGVNIHAHEHTCKNCRFKNFDKRR; encoded by the coding sequence TTGGATTTTGCAATTGAGGTAAAAAATTTAAGTTTTAGTTTTGGAGAAAAAAATATATTAAATAATGTTAACTTAGAAGTTAACATAGGTGATTATGTTGGAATGATAGGGCCAAATGGATCAGGTAAGAGTACGTTGGTTAAATTGCTCTTGGGAATTTATAAAAAGGATACAGGGGTTATAAAAGTTTTAGGGAAGCCTGTAGAGGAAATACAAAGAGAAGGAAGTATTGGATACATATCACAGAAGGCAAATTCATTTAATGTGGATTTTCCTGCAACGGTGTATGAGGTTGTGGGGGCAGCACTAAATCGAAGATTAAATATGTTCCAGGGGTATAATGATGAAGAAAGAAAAAAAATAGACAATGCATTGGAAATAGTAGGGCTAAAGAAACATAGAGATGATCTAATAGGCCGCTTGTCTGGAGGACAACAACAGCGCGTTTTTATAGCTAGAGCTTTGGTTAGTAATCCTAAAATTTTGTTTCTAGATGAGCCAATGGTTGGAATAGACCAAGTGTCAGAGAATGCAGTGTATTGTCTTTTGGCTGAATTAAATAGAAATATGAATATTACAATAATGATGGTGACACATGATATTGGTGCAATAACAGTGCATGCGAACAAAATTGCATGTATGGGGAATGGAACGCTAAAATTGCACAATATTGGTGAAACTTCAATTGAAGATGAAATGTCGAATTTGTATGGCTATGGAGTAAACATACATGCGCATGAACACACGTGTAAAAATTGTAGATTTAAAAATTTTGATAAAAGGAGATAG
- a CDS encoding mechanosensitive ion channel family protein: MNSLLEKFKIKEIPFTTIISVVLLTLVCLTLIKMILKLVDRCLKKSRIERSLHTFIKTTIKIGLYFLAALVISEKLNIGIKSFVALFSVLGLSFSLASQGLLSNVAGGITTLITKPFVVGDFVEIGGAKGVVIDIDFVHTKINSGDNEIVSIPNSQVATARISNYTVKDDRRVDLEVTASYDDDIEKVKSSINYVIRKNNMVLQEKPVFVRVKEYKDSGISYIVKVWAKNEYFNDVYHDLLEGIKKKFDEDGISMPYNQLEVKIKS; encoded by the coding sequence ATGAATAGTTTATTAGAAAAATTTAAGATTAAGGAAATACCATTTACGACAATTATATCTGTGGTATTGTTGACATTAGTTTGTTTAACACTTATAAAAATGATATTGAAGCTTGTTGACAGGTGTTTAAAAAAATCACGAATAGAAAGAAGCTTACATACATTTATAAAGACAACAATAAAAATAGGATTATATTTTTTGGCTGCTTTGGTTATAAGTGAAAAATTAAACATAGGAATAAAATCGTTTGTAGCACTGTTTAGTGTTTTAGGTTTAAGTTTTTCTTTGGCATCTCAAGGTTTATTGTCTAATGTTGCTGGTGGGATAACTACATTAATAACTAAACCTTTTGTTGTAGGAGATTTCGTTGAAATTGGTGGTGCAAAAGGTGTTGTTATTGATATAGATTTTGTACATACCAAAATAAATTCAGGCGATAACGAAATAGTATCAATACCAAATTCGCAGGTTGCAACTGCTAGGATATCAAATTATACAGTAAAAGATGATAGAAGAGTAGATCTTGAGGTAACAGCATCATATGATGATGATATTGAAAAGGTTAAATCATCTATAAATTATGTTATTAGAAAAAATAATATGGTTTTGCAAGAGAAACCAGTTTTTGTTAGGGTGAAAGAATATAAAGATAGCGGTATTAGTTATATAGTGAAAGTATGGGCTAAGAATGAATATTTTAATGATGTTTACCATGATTTATTAGAGGGAATAAAGAAAAAGTTTGATGAGGATGGTATATCAATGCCATACAATCAATTAGAAGTAAAAATAAAGAGTTAA
- a CDS encoding metal ABC transporter permease, whose product MNRAFLVGVLIAIIAPIIGVMIVLKRYSMIGDALSHNTLAGVTMAIVANINPIVGAFLFSILSALTIERIRKYFSNYNEMAISIVMSTGVGLAGVLSGFVKDNALLNNFLFGSIVAISDFELYMIIALSVLVILVITFLYKDLFYITFDEEGARLSGVKVGAVNFVFMLLAAITIAISARAVGTLVISSLMTIPAAAAMKISKSFKTTLLYAIVYALVSVLIGIFISFYVNLKPGGTIVMISVALLLLTIALTKDKNR is encoded by the coding sequence ATGAACAGAGCATTTTTAGTAGGAGTGTTGATAGCGATAATTGCACCAATTATTGGAGTTATGATTGTTTTGAAGAGATATTCTATGATAGGAGATGCACTATCGCATAATACACTAGCTGGAGTTACTATGGCGATAGTGGCCAATATAAATCCGATAGTAGGTGCTTTTTTGTTTTCAATTTTGTCTGCGTTAACAATAGAGAGAATACGAAAATATTTTTCAAACTATAATGAGATGGCAATTTCCATAGTAATGTCAACTGGAGTAGGTCTAGCAGGCGTGTTGTCTGGTTTTGTAAAGGACAATGCACTGCTAAATAATTTCTTGTTCGGAAGTATAGTAGCAATATCTGATTTTGAATTATATATGATAATTGCTCTTAGTGTGTTAGTTATTTTGGTAATAACATTTTTATACAAGGATTTGTTTTACATAACATTTGATGAAGAAGGTGCTAGACTTTCTGGTGTAAAGGTTGGGGCTGTGAATTTTGTGTTTATGTTGCTTGCGGCAATAACTATTGCTATATCAGCAAGAGCAGTGGGCACATTGGTAATTTCATCACTTATGACTATTCCTGCGGCGGCGGCAATGAAAATTTCTAAAAGTTTTAAAACTACCCTACTTTACGCCATAGTTTACGCATTAGTGTCAGTGTTGATAGGAATTTTTATTTCTTTTTATGTTAATTTGAAGCCAGGAGGAACAATAGTTATGATAAGTGTTGCATTGCTTTTGTTGACAATTGCATTAACGAAAGACAAGAATAGATAA
- a CDS encoding ankyrin repeat domain-containing protein, protein MWSFLRKASAEEVKNWVEKGADVNKINEKDGWTPLVYAIVGEASIDVIEELIETGADVNVKIKFDWTPLMYAIISGAPDEVIDKLLIKGADVNAKDQGGWTPLIHAVNKGRISVIGKLVLHGARVNEKALNGWTSLMHAVKNIDLECVRELLKYNVNLDEKNDYEETALDLAKKIEISKLQDAVKEPDIEKILYEIENLKDIKIKIEEEEKERRPKRLSNIKQEELPDKKRRQIHTKKM, encoded by the coding sequence ATGTGGAGTTTTTTAAGAAAAGCATCAGCAGAAGAAGTGAAAAATTGGGTAGAAAAAGGGGCAGACGTTAATAAAATAAATGAAAAAGATGGATGGACGCCGCTTGTGTATGCGATTGTTGGAGAAGCGTCAATTGATGTTATAGAAGAATTGATAGAAACTGGAGCAGATGTTAATGTAAAAATTAAGTTTGATTGGACACCACTTATGTATGCCATTATTAGCGGAGCACCTGACGAAGTGATAGATAAACTTTTGATTAAAGGAGCAGATGTGAATGCAAAGGATCAAGGTGGATGGACACCGCTTATACACGCAGTTAATAAAGGAAGAATTAGTGTAATAGGAAAGTTGGTACTACATGGAGCTAGAGTTAATGAGAAGGCTCTTAATGGATGGACATCACTTATGCATGCTGTTAAAAACATAGATTTAGAATGTGTAAGAGAATTATTAAAATATAATGTTAACTTAGATGAAAAAAATGATTATGAAGAGACAGCATTAGATCTTGCTAAAAAAATAGAAATTAGTAAGTTGCAAGATGCAGTAAAAGAACCAGATATAGAAAAAATATTATATGAAATTGAGAATTTAAAAGATATAAAAATAAAAATAGAAGAAGAAGAAAAGGAAAGGCGACCTAAAAGGCTTAGTAATATAAAACAAGAAGAATTGCCTGATAAGAAAAGGAGACAAATCCACACCAAGAAAATGTAA
- a CDS encoding nucleoside recognition protein, whose protein sequence is MLLTGIFLGFINGRLDQITNTIFDSSKNAVNLSVALLGAISLWSGIINIAEKSDILKNLSRMLEPVINFLFPSIPKDHNARKSIVMNLTANFLGLGNAATPFGIKAMKELQDINTNKNECSYAMSMFLILNSVGFQLIPSTMISIRSSMGAKNPSDIVYVVWIVSIVAVFFAVVLTRLMNKLWR, encoded by the coding sequence ATGTTATTAACAGGGATTTTTTTGGGATTTATTAATGGAAGATTAGATCAAATTACAAATACTATTTTTGATAGTAGTAAAAATGCAGTAAACCTAAGCGTTGCATTATTGGGAGCGATCAGTTTATGGTCTGGGATTATAAATATAGCAGAGAAGAGTGACATATTAAAAAATTTATCGCGGATGTTAGAACCTGTGATAAATTTTCTTTTTCCTAGTATTCCCAAAGATCATAATGCAAGGAAAAGTATAGTTATGAATTTAACAGCAAATTTTTTGGGTTTAGGCAATGCGGCGACTCCATTTGGGATAAAAGCAATGAAAGAATTACAAGATATAAATACAAATAAAAATGAATGTAGTTATGCTATGTCAATGTTTTTGATACTAAATAGTGTTGGTTTTCAGCTTATTCCGTCAACAATGATATCAATAAGATCATCAATGGGAGCGAAAAATCCATCAGATATAGTGTATGTTGTATGGATAGTATCTATAGTTGCCGTGTTTTTTGCAGTGGTATTAACAAGGTTAATGAATAAATTATGGAGGTGA